In the Pseudanabaena sp. PCC 7367 genome, one interval contains:
- a CDS encoding carbon dioxide-concentrating mechanism protein CcmK, giving the protein MSIAVGMIETLGFPAVVEAADAMVKAARVTLVGYEKIGSGRVTVIVRGDVSEVQASVAAGVENIKRVNGGQVLSTHIIARPHENLEYVLPMSYTEEVEQFRESVTGRSLPSTR; this is encoded by the coding sequence ATGTCGATCGCCGTAGGAATGATTGAAACCTTAGGGTTCCCTGCTGTTGTAGAAGCAGCGGATGCCATGGTTAAGGCTGCCAGAGTAACTCTGGTGGGCTACGAAAAAATTGGCAGCGGTCGCGTTACCGTGATTGTGCGAGGGGATGTCTCTGAGGTGCAAGCTTCGGTTGCCGCTGGCGTAGAGAATATCAAACGCGTTAATGGTGGTCAGGTGCTATCTACTCATATCATTGCGCGTCCCCATGAAAACCTTGAGTATGTGCTGCCGATGAGCTATACCGAGGAAGTCGAACAGTTCCGCGAGAGTGTGACTGGTCGATCGCTTCCTTCTACTCGCTAG
- a CDS encoding EutN/CcmL family microcompartment protein codes for MQIAKVRGTIVSTQKDPSLQGTKFLFLQMIDDQGQLQPNYEVAADVVGAGVDEWVLVSRGSAARQFQGGEHRPLDALVVGIIDTVSVDNSLLYSKKDSYR; via the coding sequence ATGCAGATTGCCAAAGTTCGCGGCACGATTGTCAGCACCCAGAAAGATCCAAGTTTGCAAGGCACCAAATTTTTGTTTTTGCAAATGATCGATGACCAGGGGCAATTACAACCAAACTATGAGGTAGCCGCAGATGTGGTAGGGGCTGGTGTTGATGAATGGGTATTAGTGAGTAGAGGTAGTGCAGCGCGTCAGTTCCAAGGTGGTGAACATCGACCGCTTGATGCTCTGGTGGTAGGAATTATTGACACAGTTTCTGTGGATAATTCTCTGCTCTATAGCAAGAAGGATTCGTATCGCTAG
- a CDS encoding NADH-quinone oxidoreductase subunit M, protein MLNFGIWWPVLGALVICLWPIEMDGKRLRQVALAFAIAAGVWSLVLASQFALDNTGMQFEFYLPWIEPLGLSYSLGVDGISLPLVVLNTVLTAIAIYSSAEKRDRPRFYYALLLILSGAVTGAFLVQNFLLFFLFYELELIPLYLLIAIWGGQKRGYAATKFLIYTAISGALVLASCFGLAWLSNSFNFDYANLANNVLPIGQQVILLVLLLVGFGIKIPLVPLHTWLPDAHVEASTPISVLLAGVLLKLGTYGILRFGLGLFPDAWQLLGPWLAIWAVISVLYGSFNAIAQTDMKKMVAYSSIGHMGFVLLALAAATPLSTVAAIMQMVTHGLISAMLFLLVGVVYAKTGTRDINVLKGLLNPERGLPIIGSLMIIGVMASAGTPGMAGFISEFVVFRSSFAVFPAQTLLSMLGTALTAVYFLLLVNRAFFGRLAPEVQHLPRVDWHDRIPAIVLAVLVVVFGVLPNWLTRWSETSAIAMFPAHDGKSMALIDRSQQALNPAATSLALELPALESPAP, encoded by the coding sequence ATGCTTAATTTTGGAATCTGGTGGCCAGTTTTGGGGGCTTTGGTGATCTGCCTATGGCCGATCGAAATGGATGGTAAGCGATTGCGTCAGGTGGCTTTAGCCTTTGCGATCGCTGCTGGGGTCTGGAGTTTGGTGCTAGCTTCCCAGTTTGCCCTGGACAACACCGGGATGCAGTTTGAGTTCTATTTGCCCTGGATTGAACCGTTAGGACTTTCCTATAGCTTGGGCGTGGATGGCATCTCGCTGCCGTTGGTGGTACTCAATACGGTGCTCACGGCGATCGCCATTTATAGCAGTGCTGAAAAACGCGATCGACCCAGGTTCTACTATGCCCTGCTCTTGATTTTGAGTGGTGCAGTAACGGGTGCTTTTCTGGTGCAAAACTTTTTGCTGTTTTTCCTGTTCTACGAACTAGAACTAATCCCACTTTATTTGTTGATCGCCATCTGGGGTGGACAAAAACGGGGTTATGCAGCCACCAAATTCTTGATCTATACTGCGATCTCTGGAGCCCTGGTCTTGGCTTCTTGCTTTGGCTTGGCCTGGCTCAGCAATTCCTTTAACTTTGACTATGCCAATCTCGCTAACAATGTTTTGCCAATCGGTCAGCAAGTTATTTTATTGGTGTTGCTATTGGTGGGTTTCGGGATCAAAATCCCGCTGGTACCACTGCATACCTGGCTACCGGATGCCCATGTAGAAGCCTCTACCCCGATTTCGGTTTTGCTGGCGGGCGTGCTATTAAAACTGGGTACCTATGGCATTTTGCGGTTTGGCCTGGGACTATTCCCCGATGCCTGGCAATTGTTGGGCCCGTGGCTAGCAATCTGGGCAGTGATCAGTGTGTTGTATGGGTCATTTAATGCGATCGCCCAGACCGACATGAAAAAGATGGTGGCCTATAGTTCGATCGGTCATATGGGCTTTGTGTTGTTGGCTCTGGCTGCTGCTACCCCCCTTAGCACAGTGGCTGCGATCATGCAAATGGTGACCCATGGATTGATCTCGGCGATGCTGTTTTTGCTGGTGGGGGTGGTGTATGCCAAAACCGGCACCAGGGATATTAATGTTCTCAAGGGGTTACTCAATCCAGAACGGGGTTTGCCGATCATTGGTAGTCTGATGATTATTGGGGTGATGGCGAGCGCTGGTACACCTGGTATGGCTGGATTTATTTCTGAGTTTGTGGTGTTCCGCAGCAGCTTTGCAGTATTTCCTGCTCAAACCTTGCTCTCAATGCTGGGAACAGCCCTCACGGCAGTATATTTTCTATTGCTGGTCAACCGGGCTTTCTTTGGTCGTTTGGCTCCGGAGGTGCAGCATTTACCCAGGGTGGATTGGCACGATCGCATTCCGGCAATTGTGTTGGCGGTCTTGGTGGTGGTATTTGGGGTGCTGCCCAATTGGTTGACCCGCTGGAGCGAAACCAGTGCGATCGCCATGTTTCCGGCTCATGATGGCAAGAGTATGGCTTTGATCGATCGATCGCAACAGGCACTAAATCCTGCTGCGACTAGTTTGGCGCTTGAATTACCTGCCCTTGAATCACCTGCCCCCTAA
- a CDS encoding ribulose bisphosphate carboxylase small subunit — protein sequence MPSRRAPAPPTPWSPTLTNPQIHESSYIHPSSYVIGDVKIGANVLIAPGTSVRADEGTPFYIGSGTNIQDGVVIHGLEQGRIKGNDGKDYSVWVGENSSITHKALVHGPCYVGDDCFIGFRSTVFNAKVGDGCIVMMHVLIQDVEIPPGKYVPSGAIITTQQQADRLPNVNKDDVEFAHHVVGINEALRSGYQCAESNVCLADFRTHLQNSYTQGSSNPNSYSSQSTEMQLNSEVVQDVRQLLSAGYRIGTEHVDQRRFRINSWQSCAPIESIQESQVLRELENCLAEHAGDYVRLIGIDPKAKSRVMEKIIQRPGDRPAQFSSSSSGNYSSSSSNSYSQNSVSAGGGGSSDLQSQIQQLVNQGYRISLEHADKRRFKANAWNTGPSFGAANSNTVLNGVNQFLAEHRGEYVKLIGVDAQARTRAFEEIIQYADGRAVRSSSGGKGFATPANRSSSSRSGSSSVATGDLHQQVQQILSQGLKIAIEYADERRHRASAWNTGPSFQGSQASSVVKDLRAFLSEHNGEYVKLIGVDPNAKRRISEVVVQQPNGKSINSNSRNSQPSNNGYSSSSSSSSNGSGNGYGSSGGGLNAEVEQQIRQLLAQGLKISTEYADQRRFRASAWNTGPAIEAGNYNAAVASISSLLSEHSGEYVRLVGVDPKARKRVSELLIQRPGK from the coding sequence ATGCCATCCCGCCGCGCCCCCGCCCCACCCACACCTTGGTCACCTACCCTGACCAATCCCCAAATCCATGAAAGTTCCTATATTCACCCCTCTTCCTATGTGATTGGAGATGTGAAAATTGGTGCTAATGTCTTGATCGCGCCAGGCACTTCAGTCAGAGCCGACGAGGGTACGCCCTTTTATATTGGTTCTGGCACCAACATCCAAGATGGCGTGGTAATTCATGGCCTCGAACAAGGCCGCATTAAGGGCAATGATGGCAAAGACTATTCAGTGTGGGTAGGCGAAAACTCCTCAATTACCCATAAAGCCCTGGTGCATGGGCCCTGCTATGTGGGCGACGATTGCTTTATTGGCTTTCGCTCCACGGTTTTTAATGCCAAGGTTGGCGATGGCTGCATTGTGATGATGCATGTGTTAATTCAGGATGTTGAAATCCCACCTGGTAAGTATGTGCCCTCTGGGGCGATCATCACTACCCAACAACAGGCCGATCGCCTTCCCAACGTCAATAAGGATGATGTGGAATTTGCCCATCATGTGGTGGGGATAAATGAGGCACTGCGATCGGGCTACCAATGTGCAGAAAGTAACGTTTGCCTAGCTGATTTTCGCACCCATTTACAAAATTCCTACACCCAAGGATCTTCCAATCCCAATAGTTATAGTAGTCAATCAACCGAAATGCAACTCAACTCAGAAGTAGTACAAGATGTGAGGCAGCTTTTGTCTGCCGGCTATCGAATTGGCACTGAGCACGTGGATCAACGTCGCTTCAGGATCAATTCCTGGCAAAGCTGTGCGCCGATCGAATCGATTCAAGAATCCCAGGTGCTGCGCGAACTCGAAAATTGCCTTGCTGAACATGCGGGTGACTATGTTCGCCTGATCGGCATTGATCCCAAAGCAAAAAGCCGAGTGATGGAAAAAATTATCCAACGCCCTGGCGATCGCCCTGCCCAGTTCTCCTCTAGTAGTAGTGGTAATTATTCCAGCTCTAGCAGCAATAGTTATAGCCAGAATAGTGTTAGCGCTGGTGGCGGTGGGTCTAGCGATCTGCAATCGCAAATTCAACAATTGGTTAACCAGGGTTATCGCATCAGCCTGGAACATGCCGATAAGCGTAGGTTTAAGGCCAATGCCTGGAATACTGGCCCCAGCTTTGGTGCAGCCAATAGTAATACTGTGCTCAATGGCGTAAATCAATTCCTGGCCGAGCATCGTGGTGAATATGTCAAACTAATTGGCGTGGATGCCCAGGCGCGTACCAGAGCCTTTGAAGAAATTATTCAATATGCAGATGGCCGAGCGGTGCGATCGAGTAGTGGTGGCAAGGGCTTTGCTACTCCTGCCAATCGGTCTTCTAGTAGCCGATCTGGTTCTAGTTCCGTGGCCACTGGCGATCTGCACCAGCAAGTACAGCAAATTCTGTCGCAGGGCTTAAAAATTGCGATCGAATATGCCGATGAACGCCGTCATCGCGCTAGTGCCTGGAACACTGGCCCATCTTTCCAAGGCAGCCAAGCCTCCTCGGTAGTCAAAGATCTAAGAGCTTTCCTGTCTGAGCACAATGGTGAATATGTCAAACTAATTGGCGTAGATCCCAATGCCAAACGCCGCATCTCTGAAGTTGTGGTACAGCAGCCGAATGGTAAGTCTATCAATAGCAATAGTCGCAATAGTCAACCATCTAACAACGGCTACAGCAGCAGTTCTAGTAGTAGTAGCAATGGCAGCGGTAATGGCTATGGCAGTTCTGGTGGTGGCCTCAATGCCGAAGTTGAACAACAAATCCGGCAACTTCTGGCGCAGGGTCTGAAAATCAGCACTGAATATGCCGATCAACGCCGCTTCCGTGCCAGTGCTTGGAATACGGGCCCTGCGATCGAGGCAGGCAATTACAACGCCGCCGTAGCTTCAATTAGCTCTTTGCTATCCGAGCATTCTGGCGAATATGTGCGCTTAGTTGGGGTTGACCCGAAGGCCAGAAAGCGGGTGAGCGAGCTATTGATCCAGCGCCCTGGTAAGTAG
- a CDS encoding diguanylate cyclase domain-containing protein — protein MSTSQADPYKFLYNSTPVMMHVSDAEMHILTVNDYWLQVTGYECGEVLGCSITKFLSWRSQQYFREVVLPELRHNGSCRNVPYQLINKRGEVIDLLLSATSERDGQNQIMRYLVVSVDITDCVFTEAARWNHTEQELLVSRITQRIRTSLNLAEILAITAIEVREFLIADHVFIYRLDHDQGGGKIMAESSQSKNYDQLDRALAEYYLSENTAHQLHGNVEVINDIDRSVLPASIAIPLKQNLIAACLIVPILAEVDIPNQLVANDHHDGDRQALGNHCSSDLRDPQIPTSHSDRASFARLWGVMFVNQEQTRYWKLPEVNLVTALANQVAIAIRQAQLYEELNQSRQQLEDTNQQLSRLVTSDYLTGVANRRYFDEYLAQVWSHHKQQKLPLSLVMCDIDYFKNFNDTYGHQEGDRCLQQVAEVISNTLTELAMELEQDSFLFTLMHFLAQNNFRSHNPLSYLVARYGGEEFAVVLPNTNSLRAYQIAHQLRNRVAALQIPNAEARRNPYISLSYGIATLFPIDRSQPDMLITFADHALYQAKAEGRDRIYLIGSNAEAKQDNQLGESS, from the coding sequence GTGTCTACATCGCAAGCAGACCCATATAAATTCCTATACAACTCCACGCCAGTAATGATGCATGTGAGTGATGCCGAGATGCACATTCTTACTGTCAATGATTACTGGTTGCAAGTAACGGGTTATGAATGCGGGGAGGTACTTGGTTGCAGCATTACCAAGTTCCTATCCTGGCGATCGCAACAATACTTTCGGGAAGTGGTGTTGCCGGAATTGAGGCATAACGGCAGTTGTCGCAATGTTCCCTATCAATTGATTAATAAGCGCGGTGAAGTAATCGATCTGCTGCTATCGGCAACCAGTGAGCGGGATGGTCAGAATCAAATCATGCGCTATCTTGTGGTGTCAGTTGATATAACCGATTGTGTATTCACAGAAGCGGCTCGATGGAATCACACCGAACAAGAACTCCTGGTCAGTCGGATCACACAACGGATTCGTACTTCCTTGAACTTAGCCGAAATATTGGCTATCACTGCCATTGAAGTGAGGGAATTTCTGATCGCCGATCATGTCTTTATCTATCGCCTTGATCATGATCAAGGTGGTGGGAAAATTATGGCTGAGTCAAGCCAGAGCAAAAACTATGACCAGCTAGACCGTGCCCTGGCTGAATATTATCTCAGTGAAAATACGGCTCACCAGCTACATGGCAATGTGGAAGTGATTAATGATATCGATCGCTCTGTCCTGCCAGCATCAATTGCGATCCCACTAAAGCAAAATCTGATTGCAGCTTGTTTAATTGTGCCAATTCTGGCGGAGGTAGACATACCCAACCAGTTAGTGGCAAACGATCATCATGATGGCGATCGGCAGGCGTTAGGGAATCATTGCTCTTCAGACCTTCGTGATCCTCAGATCCCGACCAGTCATAGCGATCGCGCCTCTTTCGCTAGGCTATGGGGGGTGATGTTTGTCAATCAAGAGCAAACTCGCTATTGGAAATTACCAGAGGTCAATCTAGTCACGGCACTAGCTAATCAGGTGGCGATCGCCATTCGCCAAGCCCAACTCTACGAAGAATTGAACCAGAGTCGCCAGCAACTGGAGGACACCAATCAGCAATTAAGCCGCCTGGTCACATCCGACTATTTAACTGGTGTAGCTAATCGACGCTACTTTGATGAATATTTAGCTCAGGTTTGGAGTCACCACAAGCAGCAAAAACTGCCGCTCTCTTTGGTGATGTGTGATATTGACTACTTCAAAAACTTCAACGATACCTACGGCCACCAAGAGGGCGATCGTTGCTTACAACAGGTAGCTGAGGTAATTAGCAATACCTTAACTGAGTTGGCGATGGAATTAGAACAAGATTCCTTTCTATTTACGCTGATGCATTTCCTAGCGCAAAATAACTTCCGCTCCCATAATCCGCTTAGTTATTTAGTAGCTCGCTATGGGGGCGAAGAGTTTGCAGTTGTTTTACCCAATACCAACAGCCTGCGCGCCTATCAGATTGCGCATCAGCTCCGCAATCGGGTTGCTGCTTTACAAATTCCCAATGCTGAAGCCAGACGCAACCCCTATATCAGCCTTAGCTATGGGATTGCCACCCTATTTCCGATCGATCGATCTCAGCCTGATATGCTGATTACCTTTGCCGATCATGCCCTTTACCAAGCCAAAGCCGAAGGGCGCGATCGGATCTATCTAATTGGCAGTAATGCGGAAGCCAAGCAAGATAACCAATTGGGCGAAAG
- a CDS encoding NAD(P)H-quinone oxidoreductase subunit F, producing the protein MNQFLLQTSWCVPFYCLLGAIATVPWSAGIVHRTGQRPAAYLNILMTLLALLHSIVSMAAIWGQPVQRLDFSWFQVADFSLDFTMELSEVSIGATVLVTGLSLLAQVFALGYMEKDWSLGRFYALMGFFEGAMIGLALSDSLLLSYALLEMLTLSTYLLVGFWYAQPLVVTAARDAFLTKRVGDLLLLMSVVALSCLAGSLSFSDLETWALSDAPNQLLNPFTTSLLCLGLTAGPIGKCAQFPLHLWLDEAMEGPNPASILRNSLVVGSGAYVLIKLQQVLALSPIALDFLIVIGVITAVGSSFVAIAQIDIKRALCHSTSAFLGLVFIGVGLQWTEFALLMFFVHAIAKALLFMSIGSVINTTSGQNMTEMGGLWSRMPATTTAFVVGSAGLTALFPLGAYWVMWLGTQAFWYNEPIIFLVLIAVNTLTMMNLTRVFRLVFWGEPRQKTRRAPEVIWPMSLAMVSLSIVTLLVPLIMLNLGMFPQIMEINLWPLAVMLGSSCLGAIVGSKIYLHRNLSRPMNLYQRMLQDFFAYDLYIDRLYRVTIVGLVSLVSRLSAWFDRIIVDGVVNLAGITTIFGAEGLKYNVSGQLQLYVLVIFLSLSLLVLLLANWSSFNAVVNILPMLKGLIQV; encoded by the coding sequence ATGAATCAGTTTTTGCTCCAAACCAGTTGGTGTGTGCCTTTCTATTGTTTGCTTGGTGCGATCGCTACGGTGCCCTGGTCGGCAGGCATAGTTCACCGCACTGGTCAGCGGCCGGCCGCCTATTTGAATATTCTGATGACGCTGCTGGCGCTATTGCATAGCATAGTTAGCATGGCCGCAATCTGGGGGCAACCTGTGCAAAGGCTAGATTTTAGCTGGTTTCAAGTGGCTGATTTTAGCCTGGATTTCACCATGGAGCTATCAGAGGTAAGTATTGGCGCAACGGTGCTGGTGACTGGCCTGAGTCTGCTGGCACAGGTGTTTGCATTGGGCTACATGGAAAAAGACTGGAGCTTGGGGCGATTCTATGCCCTGATGGGCTTCTTTGAAGGGGCGATGATTGGGTTGGCGCTCAGTGATTCGCTCTTGCTCAGCTATGCGCTACTGGAGATGTTAACCCTGTCAACTTATCTGCTGGTGGGGTTTTGGTATGCACAACCGCTAGTGGTTACGGCGGCTCGTGATGCCTTCTTGACCAAACGGGTGGGCGATCTGCTCTTGCTGATGAGTGTGGTGGCGTTATCTTGTCTAGCTGGTAGTCTAAGCTTCAGCGATCTAGAAACATGGGCGCTTTCCGATGCCCCAAATCAACTATTGAATCCATTTACCACCAGTCTGCTCTGTCTGGGGCTCACTGCCGGACCGATCGGTAAATGTGCCCAGTTCCCATTGCATTTGTGGCTAGATGAAGCAATGGAAGGGCCTAATCCGGCTTCGATTTTACGAAATTCCCTGGTGGTCGGTAGTGGTGCCTATGTATTAATCAAGCTGCAACAGGTGTTGGCATTATCGCCGATCGCCCTGGATTTTTTGATTGTGATTGGTGTGATCACAGCGGTGGGTAGTTCTTTTGTGGCGATCGCCCAAATTGATATTAAGCGCGCCCTCTGTCATTCCACCAGTGCATTTCTGGGGTTGGTCTTTATTGGCGTAGGCTTGCAGTGGACTGAGTTCGCACTGTTGATGTTTTTTGTCCATGCGATCGCCAAAGCCCTATTGTTTATGAGTATTGGCTCAGTCATTAACACCACCAGTGGTCAAAATATGACCGAGATGGGTGGTTTGTGGTCGCGGATGCCGGCTACTACCACTGCGTTTGTGGTTGGTTCCGCTGGTCTAACCGCTTTATTCCCGCTTGGTGCCTACTGGGTGATGTGGCTGGGGACACAAGCTTTCTGGTATAACGAGCCCATAATTTTCCTGGTGCTGATTGCAGTCAATACCCTGACTATGATGAATCTGACCAGGGTATTCAGGCTGGTCTTTTGGGGTGAGCCCCGCCAGAAAACCCGTCGTGCGCCGGAGGTGATCTGGCCGATGTCTTTGGCAATGGTCAGCTTGAGCATTGTTACCCTGCTAGTGCCATTGATCATGTTGAATCTGGGCATGTTTCCACAAATCATGGAAATTAATCTGTGGCCATTGGCAGTCATGCTTGGCTCTAGTTGCCTGGGGGCGATCGTGGGTAGCAAGATTTATCTACATCGGAATTTGTCTCGCCCGATGAATCTCTACCAGCGGATGTTACAGGACTTTTTTGCCTACGATCTCTACATCGATCGCCTCTATCGCGTTACGATCGTTGGCTTGGTTAGTTTGGTCTCACGCCTGAGTGCCTGGTTCGATCGCATCATTGTTGATGGTGTGGTCAACTTGGCGGGCATCACCACTATTTTTGGTGCCGAGGGCTTGAAATACAACGTATCTGGCCAACTGCAATTATATGTATTGGTGATCTTCCTGAGCCTGTCATTACTGGTATTACTCCTGGCCAACTGGTCATCATTTAATGCGGTCGTGAACATATTGCCAATGCTCAAAGGTCTGATTCAGGTTTAG
- a CDS encoding carbon dioxide-concentrating mechanism protein CcmK — MPIAVGMIETLGFPAVVEAADAMVKAARVTLVGYEKIGSGRVTVIVRGDVSEVQASVAAGVENVKRVNGGQVLSTHIIARPHENLEYVLPMSYTEEVEQFRT, encoded by the coding sequence ATGCCAATCGCCGTAGGAATGATCGAAACCTTGGGTTTCCCTGCCGTTGTAGAAGCCGCAGATGCCATGGTCAAGGCTGCCAGAGTAACTCTGGTGGGCTATGAAAAGATCGGTAGTGGTCGCGTTACCGTAATTGTGCGTGGCGATGTATCTGAAGTTCAGGCTTCAGTAGCTGCTGGCGTAGAGAACGTCAAGCGGGTTAATGGTGGTCAGGTACTATCTACCCACATCATTGCGCGTCCCCACGAGAACCTTGAGTATGTATTGCCAATGAGCTATACCGAGGAAGTCGAACAGTTCCGCACCTAG
- a CDS encoding CO2 hydration protein, with protein MVNTIEKPSGHPLADYVHRLETGGILLDESSENLIEVVGILKSYGVVLDAYSNNLIYIANQQFLVLFPFLKYFNGEFSLGKLWQHWNHDRINYEYAEYCMKSMLWHGSGGLDAYLDTDDFKQNAEKAILAKLKFNPIMLALHRLFPGFLPEMVRQMSYYSGLGQFWRVMSDMFLDLSDRYDRGEIKTVLNTVEHIQAALVANAAKPITYAVEIGGQTYDILPASAELTFLMDTGVPYVEAIFFRGTPFPGTISYNAQVQQIPDQQGAFCYGALYADPLPIGGSGIPPTLLMQDMRHYLPDYLHQLYQNTLRGEDDLRVKICETFQKSMFCVTSAAIRGLMPHPIDSGDPEHLAANRKYLEGWMDRFLTSRIYNVNQ; from the coding sequence GTGGTGAATACGATCGAAAAACCTTCAGGCCATCCCCTTGCTGATTATGTACATCGGCTGGAAACCGGTGGCATATTACTGGATGAATCCAGCGAGAACCTGATCGAAGTGGTGGGGATTCTGAAAAGCTATGGGGTGGTGTTGGATGCCTATTCAAACAATTTAATTTATATTGCCAACCAGCAGTTCCTGGTATTATTTCCATTTTTAAAATATTTTAATGGCGAATTTTCCCTAGGCAAGCTGTGGCAACATTGGAACCACGATCGGATCAATTATGAATATGCCGAATATTGCATGAAGTCAATGCTGTGGCATGGTTCGGGTGGCTTGGATGCCTATTTGGATACCGACGATTTTAAGCAAAACGCAGAAAAAGCAATCCTGGCCAAGCTGAAATTCAATCCGATCATGCTGGCGCTGCATCGTCTATTTCCTGGTTTTCTGCCAGAAATGGTCAGGCAGATGTCCTACTACAGCGGATTAGGACAATTCTGGCGAGTGATGAGCGACATGTTTTTAGATCTCAGCGATCGCTACGATCGTGGCGAAATCAAAACAGTGCTAAACACCGTTGAACATATCCAGGCTGCCTTAGTAGCCAATGCCGCCAAACCGATTACCTATGCGGTGGAAATTGGTGGCCAAACCTATGATATTTTGCCCGCTAGTGCGGAATTGACCTTTTTAATGGATACAGGTGTGCCCTACGTCGAGGCAATTTTCTTTAGGGGTACGCCCTTCCCTGGCACAATTTCCTATAATGCCCAGGTGCAGCAGATTCCCGACCAACAGGGTGCATTTTGTTATGGCGCGTTGTATGCCGATCCGTTGCCGATCGGTGGTAGTGGTATTCCACCCACATTGCTGATGCAGGATATGCGCCACTATTTGCCTGATTATTTACATCAGCTCTATCAAAATACTTTGCGTGGTGAAGATGATTTGCGGGTTAAGATTTGCGAAACCTTTCAAAAGTCGATGTTTTGTGTAACCTCTGCGGCGATCCGTGGTCTGATGCCCCACCCGATCGATTCGGGCGATCCTGAGCATCTAGCCGCCAATCGTAAATATCTAGAAGGCTGGATGGATCGATTCTTGACTTCCAGAATTTACAACGTCAATCAGTGA
- a CDS encoding carbon dioxide-concentrating mechanism protein CcmK — MHQLKPQSQQHRQIQPRSPDHQNNKAARLIEQLDKLSESAVGLVSTRSFPAVVGTADMMLKASGVLLVGYEKIGQGYCTAVVRGRIADVRIAVQAGIETAEKFEQLVSATVIPRPMPNLESVLPFGSKIAKQFLQDRLTQRSRLSNMSIGLIETRGFPAMVGAADAMLKSADVHLGAYESIGAGLCTAIIRGNVADVAIAIEAGMHEAERIGELNAVMVIPRPLDDLEMTLPTAQYWLEEIPQPVPLKIPLQVKKQQKELVELPELQLQEQRDLIELPTESPPEPELLELPDLKWLDDRQDTDK; from the coding sequence ATGCACCAGCTAAAGCCCCAATCCCAACAACACCGCCAAATTCAACCGCGATCGCCAGACCATCAAAACAATAAGGCGGCGCGATTGATCGAGCAACTGGATAAATTATCCGAGAGTGCGGTTGGTCTGGTTTCTACCCGTAGTTTTCCGGCTGTGGTGGGTACCGCTGATATGATGCTCAAGGCCTCTGGGGTGCTGCTGGTGGGCTATGAAAAAATTGGCCAGGGCTATTGTACGGCAGTGGTACGAGGGCGGATTGCTGATGTGCGCATAGCAGTGCAGGCTGGGATCGAAACCGCAGAGAAGTTTGAACAGTTGGTGTCGGCAACGGTGATTCCTCGCCCCATGCCCAATCTGGAATCGGTTTTACCCTTTGGCAGCAAGATCGCCAAGCAGTTTCTACAAGATCGCCTCACCCAGCGCAGCCGACTTAGTAATATGTCGATCGGCCTGATTGAAACCCGTGGCTTCCCGGCGATGGTGGGGGCAGCGGATGCGATGCTCAAGTCGGCGGATGTGCATTTGGGAGCCTATGAATCGATCGGGGCAGGGTTATGCACAGCAATTATTCGCGGCAATGTGGCCGATGTGGCGATCGCGATTGAAGCAGGCATGCATGAGGCTGAGCGGATCGGTGAATTAAATGCCGTAATGGTAATTCCTCGCCCCCTTGATGATCTAGAAATGACCTTGCCCACGGCGCAATATTGGCTCGAAGAAATTCCGCAGCCCGTACCGCTCAAAATTCCCTTGCAGGTTAAGAAGCAACAAAAAGAGCTGGTTGAATTGCCTGAGCTTCAGCTTCAAGAGCAAAGGGACTTAATTGAGTTACCAACCGAGTCACCGCCAGAACCAGAACTACTAGAATTGCCGGATCTTAAATGGCTGGACGATCGCCAAGACACTGATAAATAA